TGGAAAAAATGAAGAACCGCGCTATCGTCGGTAACATCGGTCACTTCGACAACGAAATTGACATGGCTGGCCTCAAGAAGATTCCGGGCATCAAGAGGAACGAAATCAAGCCGCAGTACGACGAATGGATTTTCGCCGACGGTCACAGCATCCTCGTGCTTGCCGAAGGCCGCCTCCTCAACCTCGGCTGCGCTACCGGTCACCCGAGCTTCGTGATGAGCGCAAGCTTCACGAACCAGACCATCGCACAGATCGACCTCTGGCTCAACGCCCAGGGCAAGGACACTGTCGCCGGCATCAAGTACGAAAGCGGCGTCGTCTATACGCTCCCGAAGATCCTCGACGAAAAGGTCGCACGCCTCCACCTCGAAAAGCTCGGCGTTCACCTCACCCGCCTCACGCAGGCCCAGGCCGACTACATCGGCGTGCCTGTTGAAGGCCCGTACAAGGCTGATCACTACCGCTACTAGTCGAGAGGTCGCCAGCTTCGCTGGCTACAGACGAAAGAAGTGTCATGTGAGAATCGCGGCCGGCAAGTGCCGCGAGACGCAAAAGCGAGAAGCGCCGCGCGTTAACGAGATGCGCGCGGATGTCATCCTGGAGGGTTCGCAGAACCCGATAGGATCCAAAAAATATCCCCCGGTTCAAACCGAGGGATTTTTTCATTTATACGTTAACGATTCCAGCCGGAATGCCCATCTCCATAGACGACACCACCACCGCCATCATCATAACCGCCCAACGACGAAGTGCTTTTCACGCCCAACCACCCGCGCATACGCTTGATACGTGCGGAAGAAGGAGTCTGGGACGAAGCGGCAGAGGCTTGCTCCGAGGAAGCAGAGTCTGCGGCAAGGTTCGTGCCAGTTTCAATGCGCTTTTCGTCAAGTAAATTGGCCATACGTTAAAAAGATAGTTTAATACCAGCCAGAAAAGATTATTTTAAAAGCATGAGCGCAAAAATTCGTAACACCTTTTCTGTGGCGATGTTCGTCATTGCGGTCGCCTCGATTGCCCCGGCCGCATTTGCACAGACGGCGGCTGACACCGTCTCGTTCGTAAACTTCGAGAACCGCGAAGTCGGCGTGTACGGCAATGCTGAGGCCAAGGAAGACTTCAAGCGCAACGATTACGACAAAAGCTGGTGGTACGCCATGGACAAGAATAATGGCGAAAACTCCAAGATCGTTTACGACGGCGAGGAACACGGCAACGTACTGCAACTCAAGTACCCCAAGGGCTGCGTAGGCCCGAACGACAACGACACGCCCGCCTGCGCTGGGCAAATCATCCAGCCCCTCGTGAAAACCGCCGACACCATGTGGAGCGCCTACGACATATTTTTTGAAGACGGATTCGAGTTCCAGCTGGGCGGCAAGCTCCCCGGCCTATGCGGCGGCAAGTGCTACACCGGCAACGCCATGCCCGAAACCGGCGACGGCTGGAGTGCGCGCATCATGTGGCGCAAAGACGGCAACGCCGTGCAGCTCATCTACTTTATGGGGCAAGAGTCCGTATACGGTGACGACTTCAAGTGGGACCTGAACGGCACCATTCCGCAAAAAAAATTCACCACCGGTACCTGGCACCGCATTGTGAACAAGGTAAGCATGAATACCATTGCCTCTCCCGGCAACGGCGACAAGAACGGACGCATACAGACATGGTTTGATGGAGAACTCGCGCTGGATGTAGATACCCTCAGGCTCCGCGACTACGACACCGTGAAGGTCGACAAGTTCTACCTTTCCACATTCCACGGCGGAAGCAGCGCCGAATGGGCCCCCACCCACGACTGCTTTATCCGCTACGACAACTTCACCGTATCGACGGATTCCATCGCCGTGACGGCAAGCGCGACCACTGCGGACTCAAGCGCCCGCGATACCAGCGGCGTCGAGCGAATTTGGACGCAGGCACAAGACCGCGTCACCATCGCCCCCGTTGAAACCTACCGCATCGACGGTACTCTCGTTGGCCGCAAGAACACCCACCCCGACGCCACCACGCACCAGCTCAAGAACGGGAAACGGGTGAAGGTTGTGAGGTAGGGGTTTTTCAGGGTAGTTTTTGAGGTAGTTTTCCGTGAACCACTGAAGGTATCCAAGATTTGCAAAATCTAAAATTATTTCTAAATTTCTATACATTTTGTATCGTTTTTGTAAAATATTTTGCAAATTTACAGCGTCAGATGAATTGCGCTCTCCCCATTTCAACCCCGAATCAGACCGTCAAAAATGAAAATATCATTGACTTTCAATACATTTTGTATCATTTTTCAATAATATTTTCATAAAATTTATCTTTTTTTGATACAATTTGCTATTTTCTGTATAGAAATCGGGAATAACACTATGTCAGTCATACAGATACAGTCCATTACGCTAAACAACTTCAAAAACGTGGTCCATGGTTCCGTTGAATTCAAGAACCACGTTCTGGGCGTTTATGGTCAAAATGGTTCCGGCAAAACGGCGATTATCAATGCTCTTGAATTTTTGCAATGTCTCGCCAGAGGGGACTCCCTGAACCCGAAAGCAGCTCACTATATCTTTCGTGGGCAAAAGTCCTCCGAATGCACGTTCCTGTTCAATGTTTTTGAAAATGATGAAATAGTCAAAACACTAAGCTACACCTTTTCTGTAGAATTAAACCAAGAGAGTGGCTTGCAGGTTGTAGCAGAACAGCTAGTCGAAAAAGTTCCTGACAAAAAGCAAACGACTCTTATCAAGTATGAAAAGAACAACGAAACGCAATGGTTGACTCCGGCCGCAGACTGGAAAGCAATTACAACCAATAAAGATTACGCCATCAAGCTCGGCGTTCTTAAAGAACTCGCCGGCAAAGAAAGGCGGTCGTTTATTTTTTCAAACGACTTTTCCAAAATTGCCAGAGAGTCGCAGCTTGTCGATATTGAACGAATTAACACAATTGAGCTACTGAAACATTTTGCTAAAGAAAATCTCTTTGTCATCAGGAACAATGGCAACGGTCCTTTCAATCTTGATTTCTCATTTCCGTTCAACTTCAAACATAAGGAAAAAGAAAATCTTTCGTACGGAACTATCCAGCTGTCTCTAACTAGCCCGACTGTTACCGACAAACCGACATTCAGCATTATCAATAACACCTTCACCGAGTTAAATATCGTTCTTCAAGAAATTGTTCCCGGATTGAAGGTTGTTGTGCAAAACGAAGGTCCGCAACAGACTCCCGATGGAAAAGAAGGCGTCCGCTTCGAGTTGCTCTCCCAAAGGGATGACAATCCCGCCATTCCGCTCTTGTTTGAATCCGAGGGCATCAAAAAGATTATCTCTATCCTTAGTCTGCTCATCTCAGTTTATAACAATCCCTCGACATTCCTAGCCGTTGATGAACTGGATGCGGGTGTTTTCGAATTTCTGTTGGGTGAAATTCTCGAGATTATCGAGGAGAAGGCGAATGGCAAACTGCTGTTCACCTCACACAACCTGCGCCCCTTGGAAATGATCAAGAAGGAATCCCTAATTTTCACGACGACGAACCCCGAAAATCGTTACACACGACTTTCCGGATTACAAACGAACAACAATCCGCGCAGCGTTTATCTGAGAAGCATCAGCCTCGGCGGACAAAAAGACCCCATTTATCAGGAAACTAACCACTTCAAGATTGCCAGAGCGTTCAGAAAGGCGGGGAAAATCGTCAATGGGAAAAACTAAGAAAGTCATCTTGTTCATTGTCGAGGGGATTACCGACAAGACGGCGTTGGGTACAGTCCTTGACACTATTCTCAGCAATGAAAAGATTCACTTCGCCATCACCGAAGGGGACATCACGACGAAAGACGATGTCAACGCATCAAACGTGATTCGCCGTATCAACGAAATTGTGAAGTCCACGCAAGAAAGATACCATTTCAAGGCTTCCGACTTGTTGGAAGTCGTTCACCTGATTGATACCGATGGCGCATTTATTCCCGATGCCGCAGTCATCAATAATCCCGATGCAGCGCACGTCCAATACACGCTACAGAACATTCAAACCAATGATGTTGAAAAAATTGTAGAACGCAACCAAAAGAAGCAAAGTCTTGTAAAACTTCTCAGAAGCAAAACGGAAATCAACAAGAAACCGTACAAGATGTTCTATTTCTCGCGAAACCAGGAACACGTTTTACATAACGAAGCCAAAGAATTAACTACCAGCGAAAAGAACGCATTGGCCGACCAATTCGATGACCTGTATGGCGACGCTCCAGAAGCATTTCTTGAATTTATCAAGTCCAAGAATTTCGCAGTTCCTGGAGATTATGCAGAGACTTGGAATTTCATTGAGAATGGGACGCATTCTCTAGAAAGGTGGAGTAATTTCCATTTATATTTTGAGTAGGACTATTACATGATAACGTTTATAGTCATTCTCGGTGCAATCGTCTTTTGCATGTGGTTCTTCCAGAACCAGATTGTCGGGCACATCGGCGAGAAACACACGGCAAACAGAATCCGCGCCATCAGCAAGGGCACAGTCTTCAGGGATGTCTATGTGGAAGGGAGCCATGGCGTACAGCAAATCGACATTATCGCCGTGACCGAGAAAGGCATCCTCGTCGTAGAAAAAAAGACATACATCGGGCTGATTGTCGGCAGCGCCTACGACAAGCAATGGACGGTAATCGCGGGCTGGGGCAAAAAGAAGTACTCGATGAAGAATCCGCACCACCAGAATTACGGGCATATCATGGCCTTACGTGAAAAGTTCCCGGCACTCAAGGACAAGTTCATCGACCTCGTGATATTCGGGAACAACGCGAAACTCGGCGACAGAATCCCCGAAGGCACCATCTGCGACAGGGATTTCAAGAAGTTCTACAAAAACCTGTCGACACGAATGAACACCCAGGAAATCGAAAGCGCCGCCCGAAACATTGCCGCCCTTAACAGCGACAGGGCAAGGCTCAAGGCGATGCACAAGCAGAAAATACGAGGAAAGAGGAAAGGCTTATGACCCAAAAACTCTGGAACAAATGCAAGAAGTGCGGCTGCGACAAGCCCGAAGACACCGAGAAACTTTGCGTGCAGTGCAAGGCAAAACGGCGACAATTCTGAAGCGACCTCAAGAAAGTCGGCGGAGTAGCCGCTGGCGCGTTGCTGGTGGTGATTGCTGGCGGGAAGATGAGGAAGAGGTAATCTATTTCATTGGCATGAGCACGAAATCATTGAGTTCCTTGCGGACTTCTTGCCAGAAGGGCATGTACTTGTCGAGCAGCGCGATGTAGTCTTTGTTGTGGTGGCGAACTTTCAGGTGCAGGAGTTCGTGCAGTATCACGTAATCCAGACAGCGGATGGGCGTATGCGCCAAATGCAAATTAAACCAGAGTTTCCCTACAGGGTTGCAACTGCCCCATTTGTTTTGCATAATTTTTGTCTGCCAGCCGTTGCACTTTAGGTGCGTTTTCTTTTCCCATGCGGGCAAGCGTTTTTCAATTTCGGCGACAAGCATTTCACGGAGTTTTTCGTTCACGTAGTTTTCGCGCTGTTGTGCGGTACTTGCTTCGCGAACAGTCAGAACCACATTTTGCCCGTCTATTACAAATCCATTTATGCGGTCATGTTCTACACGCAAATAATACTGGCGTCCAAAAATAAATATGGATTCACCGGAAACATATTCACGTTCGCTCAAGCGCGCCTGATTTGCAAATTTTTCTTGTTGGCGCTTAATCCAGGCAACCTTGGTGCGCACAAAAATCTTGATGGATTCGTCAGAAAGGTTCAGCGGTGCAGAAATTCGCACAGCGCCATCGGGCGGCATCACCGAGAGGTGAATGTTCTTGATATCTTTTTTTGTAACGGCAACTGTAATGCCCGACACTTGCATCCGCATTAGAACTCACTCTGCTTGCTGATGAGTTCATAGACGCGGTCAACTTCTGCATCATCGTCCAAGACCTCGGAAAGAGCGCGCTTAATCTTGTTGATTTTCACCGGGCTGTTGCGGAAATCGGCCTGCATGCTACTCATGACGGCGTTGTAAATTGCATTCGTCAATTTCTCATCATTTCCACAGTTATCGTAAATTGCACGCTTTGCGGCACTTCCCTTGACGGAGACCGGATAATCTTCGCTTGCAGCCGAGGAATTCACCTTCTTGGCAAGCTCAATATAGCGTTCCAGCAACTTCTTGTATTCAATCAAGCCGTTCTTGCGCTCTTCTATCAACTGGTCAAGAATCTCTGACATTTTGTTGTAGTACGCAGGGTTGACATTTATCTGGTCAACGATTTTACGGCGGATGTTATTTTCGATTTTTTCGGCAGCGCTTTCGCGAACCTTCTTCTTGCCAGCAGTCAAATCAAACTTGCAAAGTTCAATAATATCCAGCAAGGTCGTGTCGTCAAATTCAATAATCTTTGTCGAATCGCCAGCGGCAATGTAATTGTCAATAAGGTGGCGCATGTCGGGTTCACAAGCTTTCAAATCAACAAAGTCGCCACTCGCCTGCATAATCACCTGACGCAAATTCACGTAATCATTGGTACGCTTTTCTTTTTCGTTCCATTCGGCTTCGGTATAGGGCAACGACAAAATCTGCGATTTCAACTCGGCAAACGCGCGCGCCAAACTACTCGCCAACGAATAGAATCGTTCACGCAGGCGGGCAAGTGCCTCAAATTCTTCCGGATTGTTCAACCAACTGATATTTTCGCCACAGAAAAAGTGAATGTAGTCCGACTGATCCTTAGGTAGCTTCACGTCTTCACAAAGCGTCTCAATTTCTTCAAGAATCTTGTTGAAATATCTCTCGGCTTCAGTCGCACGGTCCTTAATCAAACCATCGACGTCGCTGTCGTCGTAGCCTTCGAATGCACCCGATGTGTATTTGTTCATACTGTCGGTCACATCGTCGAAAAGTTCCTTGTAGTCGATAATGATACCGAAGGGCTTCGTTTCGTCATCCAAACGGTTCACGCGACAAATCGCCTGGAACAAGCCGTGGTCCTGCATCTTTTTGTCGATATACAGATATGTGCAATGAGGAGCATCAAAACCAGTCAATAGCTTATCGACTACAATGAGCAGTTTCATGTTAGCCGGTTCTTCAACGAACTTGCGTTTGGCTTCTTTTTCAAAAGCTTCCACCTTCTTGTCGATGCGGGATGTATCGTCGCCTTCTTCGACTCCGACCATCTTCAGGTAAATCTGGTATTTCCTGAAAGTTTCCGTATCCTCATCGAGGCTAACCGTATCGGTACGCAAGTCGCCCGGATTCGGCGTGTAAGAAGAAATGATAGCGCATTTCTTAAAACCCAATGCCTGAAAAATTTCGTAGAAGCGGCAAGCCGTAAAAATGGAATCCGCAACAAGGATGGCGTTCCCGCGTCCTTCGGCCAAACGGGCATCCTTCGCAAAATCAAGGATGATGTCGTTTGCTATCGCTTTCAGGCGGTCGTAAGACGAATAAACCGTGCGCATATTCGCCCAACGGGCTTTCAGTTTTGCCTTCGCGACAGGCGTCATGCCACGCGTTTTCAAATCAAACCATTCATCAATCTTTTCACGAGAGCGGAGATCTTGCGGAACATCGCGACCTTCGTAACGCAAGTCGAGAATCACGTGGTCGCGCACACCTTCGTCGAATTTATACGTGTGGATGTAACTTCCGAAAACTTCCAGACTCGTCTTCTTGTCTTTCTTCAAAAGCGGCGTGCCGGTAAAGCCCACGAAAATCGCCTTAGGCATCAAAGCCGTCATCGCCTTGTGCAACTTGCCCGATTGTGTGCGGTGGCACTCATCCACGAATACAACGAAATCGCCTTTCACGCTAAAGTTCGGTGGCAGCGAATCCTTGATTTCCTTCAAGAACTTTTCGTAATCGCCGTCAGTAACTTCACCGCCACGGCGACCAAACTTGTGAACCAGCGAACAAATGATAGAACCTTCGGTAGAATTCAAGCGGTTCAGCAAATCACGACCGCTCTTGGTGCGAATAATCTTTTCTTCCACACCCTTGAACAACTGCTCTATTTGGTCGTCAAGTTCATCGCGGTCAGTGACAATCAAAATTCTGCGACTCGGATTGTTCAGCAGCAGGCGCTTGGCAAGCCAGACCATCGTGAGCGATTTGCCCGAACCCTGCGTGTGCCATACAATACCGCCCTTCTTTTGCGTGGTAATCCTGTTGTACGTGCGGTGAATTGCGTAATACTGATTGTAGCGGCAGACCTTCTTTACACCATTATCAAAAATGATAAAGTTATGAATCAAGTCTAGGAAGCGGACCTTGTTGAACAGCGAATAAAGACTCTCGAAGAGAACGCCGTCAAACGACGAACTCTTATCATCGATAATCAAATCGTTGTCGTCAAGTTCTTGCAAGCGTTCGCGGAACGCCTCTTGCTTCCAGGTCAAATACTTCTTCTCTGGCGTGGCGATTGTCCCGTAGCGGACACCCTCGCTTTCGTTTGCCGCCAGGCAATACTGAATCGTGGTAAAGAACGACTCGATGAATTCCTGCTTCTGGTTCGTCAGGTTCTGGCGAATACCATCGGCAACAGAAACGGAACTCTTCTTGAGTTCAATCACCGCAACCGCAATGCCGTTTATATAAACGACAAGATCCGGGCGCTTGGAACCGAAAGAACTGCTAACGGTCACCTCTTCGGCAATGGCAAAATGGTTGTTGGCCGGATTTTCAAAATCAATGTAATAGACGCTGATATTTTCACCATCCGCATCAGAAACAGGGTGCGAATACTTCAGCAAACTGTAAACCGTCTTGTTCGCAGAATATAAACCCTGCTGCAGGTCGCCCGCCGCATGTTGCAAATTGGCGATGGCCTTGCGTGCGACC
This genomic stretch from Fibrobacter sp. UWB2 harbors:
- a CDS encoding polysaccharide lyase gives rise to the protein MSAKIRNTFSVAMFVIAVASIAPAAFAQTAADTVSFVNFENREVGVYGNAEAKEDFKRNDYDKSWWYAMDKNNGENSKIVYDGEEHGNVLQLKYPKGCVGPNDNDTPACAGQIIQPLVKTADTMWSAYDIFFEDGFEFQLGGKLPGLCGGKCYTGNAMPETGDGWSARIMWRKDGNAVQLIYFMGQESVYGDDFKWDLNGTIPQKKFTTGTWHRIVNKVSMNTIASPGNGDKNGRIQTWFDGELALDVDTLRLRDYDTVKVDKFYLSTFHGGSSAEWAPTHDCFIRYDNFTVSTDSIAVTASATTADSSARDTSGVERIWTQAQDRVTIAPVETYRIDGTLVGRKNTHPDATTHQLKNGKRVKVVR
- a CDS encoding AAA family ATPase, translated to MSVIQIQSITLNNFKNVVHGSVEFKNHVLGVYGQNGSGKTAIINALEFLQCLARGDSLNPKAAHYIFRGQKSSECTFLFNVFENDEIVKTLSYTFSVELNQESGLQVVAEQLVEKVPDKKQTTLIKYEKNNETQWLTPAADWKAITTNKDYAIKLGVLKELAGKERRSFIFSNDFSKIARESQLVDIERINTIELLKHFAKENLFVIRNNGNGPFNLDFSFPFNFKHKEKENLSYGTIQLSLTSPTVTDKPTFSIINNTFTELNIVLQEIVPGLKVVVQNEGPQQTPDGKEGVRFELLSQRDDNPAIPLLFESEGIKKIISILSLLISVYNNPSTFLAVDELDAGVFEFLLGEILEIIEEKANGKLLFTSHNLRPLEMIKKESLIFTTTNPENRYTRLSGLQTNNNPRSVYLRSISLGGQKDPIYQETNHFKIARAFRKAGKIVNGKN
- a CDS encoding nuclease-related domain-containing protein, which codes for MITFIVILGAIVFCMWFFQNQIVGHIGEKHTANRIRAISKGTVFRDVYVEGSHGVQQIDIIAVTEKGILVVEKKTYIGLIVGSAYDKQWTVIAGWGKKKYSMKNPHHQNYGHIMALREKFPALKDKFIDLVIFGNNAKLGDRIPEGTICDRDFKKFYKNLSTRMNTQEIESAARNIAALNSDRARLKAMHKQKIRGKRKGL
- a CDS encoding M48 family metallopeptidase; translated protein: MRMQVSGITVAVTKKDIKNIHLSVMPPDGAVRISAPLNLSDESIKIFVRTKVAWIKRQQEKFANQARLSEREYVSGESIFIFGRQYYLRVEHDRINGFVIDGQNVVLTVREASTAQQRENYVNEKLREMLVAEIEKRLPAWEKKTHLKCNGWQTKIMQNKWGSCNPVGKLWFNLHLAHTPIRCLDYVILHELLHLKVRHHNKDYIALLDKYMPFWQEVRKELNDFVLMPMK
- a CDS encoding type I restriction endonuclease subunit R — encoded protein: MAEPNINIPERKTQAKVIKFFKDELHYDYLGNLCEVANKNIRDDDLFAFLVGQQHYSETVARKAIANLQHAAGDLQQGLYSANKTVYSLLKYSHPVSDADGENISVYYIDFENPANNHFAIAEEVTVSSSFGSKRPDLVVYINGIAVAVIELKKSSVSVADGIRQNLTNQKQEFIESFFTTIQYCLAANESEGVRYGTIATPEKKYLTWKQEAFRERLQELDDNDLIIDDKSSSFDGVLFESLYSLFNKVRFLDLIHNFIIFDNGVKKVCRYNQYYAIHRTYNRITTQKKGGIVWHTQGSGKSLTMVWLAKRLLLNNPSRRILIVTDRDELDDQIEQLFKGVEEKIIRTKSGRDLLNRLNSTEGSIICSLVHKFGRRGGEVTDGDYEKFLKEIKDSLPPNFSVKGDFVVFVDECHRTQSGKLHKAMTALMPKAIFVGFTGTPLLKKDKKTSLEVFGSYIHTYKFDEGVRDHVILDLRYEGRDVPQDLRSREKIDEWFDLKTRGMTPVAKAKLKARWANMRTVYSSYDRLKAIANDIILDFAKDARLAEGRGNAILVADSIFTACRFYEIFQALGFKKCAIISSYTPNPGDLRTDTVSLDEDTETFRKYQIYLKMVGVEEGDDTSRIDKKVEAFEKEAKRKFVEEPANMKLLIVVDKLLTGFDAPHCTYLYIDKKMQDHGLFQAICRVNRLDDETKPFGIIIDYKELFDDVTDSMNKYTSGAFEGYDDSDVDGLIKDRATEAERYFNKILEEIETLCEDVKLPKDQSDYIHFFCGENISWLNNPEEFEALARLRERFYSLASSLARAFAELKSQILSLPYTEAEWNEKEKRTNDYVNLRQVIMQASGDFVDLKACEPDMRHLIDNYIAAGDSTKIIEFDDTTLLDIIELCKFDLTAGKKKVRESAAEKIENNIRRKIVDQINVNPAYYNKMSEILDQLIEERKNGLIEYKKLLERYIELAKKVNSSAASEDYPVSVKGSAAKRAIYDNCGNDEKLTNAIYNAVMSSMQADFRNSPVKINKIKRALSEVLDDDAEVDRVYELISKQSEF